One genomic window of Syngnathoides biaculeatus isolate LvHL_M chromosome 13, ASM1980259v1, whole genome shotgun sequence includes the following:
- the atpsckmt gene encoding ATP synthase subunit C lysine N-methyltransferase, protein MSKEEFFTKSVGQSITNESKSRSRLGLVVTGLVGGSLVALYAVATPFVAPALRKICLPFVPATTTQVENVFTVLRARSGTLVDIGSGDGRIVIAAARQGFLASGFELNPWLVWYSRYKAWKEGLHRSASFHISDLWKVSFAQYNNVVIFGVPQMMSQLELKLANELSSSAKVVACRFPFPNWVPEHTTGEGVDTVWVYNAESFKSLMDPSMAEKTTSDHSDIVESHT, encoded by the exons ATGTCTAAAGAGGAGTTTTTTACGAAGTCGGTGGGACAATCGATCACAAATGAGAGTAAAAGCAGAAGCCGGCTTGGTCTCGTCGTAACGGGTTTGGTTGGAGGCTCGCTTGTTGCCCTCTACGCTGTGGCTACGCCGTTTGTGGCCCCCGCGTTGAGGAAAATCTGCCTCCCGTTTGTCCCCGCAACCACCACACAGGTGGAGAACGTCTTCACTGTACTGCGAGCCAGATCCGGGACCCTGGTGGACATTGGAAGTGGAGATGGGAGAATA GTGATAGCTGCAGCAAGGCAAGGATTTCTGGCATCAGGCTTTGAGCTGAACCCATGGCTGGTGTGGTATTCCCGCTACAAAGCATGGAAAGAGGGACTCCACCGCTCCGCCTCCTTCCACATCTCCGATTTATGGAAG gTCAGCTTTGCACAATACaacaatgttgtcatttttggtgTCCCTCAAATG ATGTCCCAATTGGAGCTGAAGCTGGCAAACGAGTTGTCAAGCTCTGCTAAGGTGGTCGCGTGCAGATTCCCTTTTCCCAACTGGGTTCCTGAACATACCACTGGAGAGGGCGTTGACACTGTGTGGGTGTACAACGCTGAATCATTTAAATCACTCATGGACCCTAGCATGGCGGAGAAGACAACATCAGATCACAGTGACATTGTAGAATCACATACTTGA